GGCTGTTGATCAAGCGGGCCCGGCAGTCGGCAGCCTGAATCCCGGAGAATTTAAATGACCGACCCCGGCTTTTCCGACCAGATCCGCCCGTTGCGGGACGAAATCGACCGCATCGACACACAGATTCTGACCCTTCTGGCCAGACGTCAGGAACAGGTGGATCAGGTGGCGGACCTGAAAAAAAAATGCGACATGCCCGTATACCATCCGGCCAGAGAAGAAGACATGATCTCTCGTCTCAGACCCCAGGCCAAAAACAAAGGCCTGGACCCGGATGTCACGGAAAACCTGTTCCGGGTGATCATCCGCCAGTCCCGGGTCAAGCAGACGTTTTCCATGCAGTACAAAGGGGTCCGGCCCGGTGCGGCCGTGCTGATTGTCGGCGGTGCCGGACAGATGGGAGCCATGTTTGCCTCTTTGTTTGAAAAATCCGGGTACGGGGTCCGGATTCTGACGGAATCGGACTGGGAAGCGGCCCCCCAACTGTGCGAAGGCATTGACCTGGCCCTGGTGTCCGTGCCCATCGAGCACACCGTGGCGGTCATCGAAAAAATCGCCCCGTTTCTGCCGGCCACGGCCCTTCTGGCAGACCTGACCTCCATAAAAAAAGATCCCGTGGAAGCCATGTGCGAAAACCACAATGGACCGGTCTTGGGCCTGCATCCTTTGTTCGGCCCCACCACCTCTTCTTTGGACAAACAGATCATTGTCTACACACCGGGCCGGGACATGAGCGCCGGCCACTGGCTGGTGGAACAGATGGGGCTGTGGGGGGCCATTCCGGTTCAGGCATCGGCTGTGGAACATGATGAGATCATGGAGATCGTCCAGGCCCTGCGGCATTTTGCCACTTTCTGTTTCGGCCGGTTTTTGTTTGAAAAACAGGTGAAAATCCAGCGCACCCTGGAATTTTCCAGCCCCATCTACCGGCTGGAGCTGGGCATGGTGGGCCGGCTGTTTGCCCAGGATGCCGGCCTGTATGCCCAGATCGTTTTTGCCACAAAAGAACGGCGGGACCTGTTAAAGCAGTTTGTCACCTCGTTGGCCCGGCATACGGACATGCTTGAAAAAAAAGATATATCCTCATTTACCCGCCAGTTCAACGAAATTGCCGAGTGGTTCGGCCCGTTCAGCGACCAGGCCCTGAGGGAATCCACGTTTCTTATCGACCGGCTCATCGAACGGTTTTAATAATTGGTGAGCTTGATCTCGATGCGCCGGTTTTTGCGATAGGCTTCCGGGGTATCTGCCGGGTCAATGGGATGGTATTTACTGAATCCGGCGGCGGCCATGCGGTTTTCCGGGATTCCCTGACGGCTTAAAAACCGCACCACGGACACGGCCCGGGCTGTGGACAGTTCCCAGTTGGAAGAAAAATACTCATTGTTGATGGGCACCTTGTCGCTGTGGCCGTCGATCTGGAGAATCCAGTCGATATCTTCGGGAATCTTTTGGGCAACGGTCAGCAGGGTCTCGGCCAGGGCGGCCAGATGGGTTTTGCCTGCCTCTCCCAGATTCGCAGACCCGGAGGCAAAAAACAGTTCCGCCTGGAACACGAACCGGTCCCCCCGGATCTGGATGGCCGGGTTATCTCCCAGGATCTGTTTGAGCCGGCCGAAAAACTCGGACCGGTACTGGGTCAGTTCATGGACTTTTCTGGCCAGGGCAATGTTCAATTGTTTGCCTAAATCTTCAATTTCGGCATCTTTTTTGTCGGATGCTTCTTCCGCCTGGGCCAGGGCGGTTTTGATCACCTCCAGCTGGTCCCTGAGCCGGGAGATCTGATCCGTGAGCAACGCCACCTCGGCCCGGGCCGATGCCGACAGCTGCTGTTCCTTTTCAATGCTTTCCTTCTGGGATGCCAGCACAGCGGACAAGGCCTGGATCCGGATGTCCTGTGCTTCGATTTTTTCCTGGGCCAGCAGTGTGGTTTCTGTCTGATCCGCCAGCCGGGCCGCCAGGCGCATGGACCGGTCCCGCACCACCCCCAGTTCCCGGTCCCGGGATGCCAGGGTTGCGGCCAGGTCTCCCACTTCCTGCTCCAGCTGTTCTCT
The window above is part of the Desulfotignum phosphitoxidans DSM 13687 genome. Proteins encoded here:
- the tyrA gene encoding bifunctional chorismate mutase/prephenate dehydrogenase, whose amino-acid sequence is MTDPGFSDQIRPLRDEIDRIDTQILTLLARRQEQVDQVADLKKKCDMPVYHPAREEDMISRLRPQAKNKGLDPDVTENLFRVIIRQSRVKQTFSMQYKGVRPGAAVLIVGGAGQMGAMFASLFEKSGYGVRILTESDWEAAPQLCEGIDLALVSVPIEHTVAVIEKIAPFLPATALLADLTSIKKDPVEAMCENHNGPVLGLHPLFGPTTSSLDKQIIVYTPGRDMSAGHWLVEQMGLWGAIPVQASAVEHDEIMEIVQALRHFATFCFGRFLFEKQVKIQRTLEFSSPIYRLELGMVGRLFAQDAGLYAQIVFATKERRDLLKQFVTSLARHTDMLEKKDISSFTRQFNEIAEWFGPFSDQALRESTFLIDRLIERF
- a CDS encoding peptidoglycan -binding protein — protein: MLSRARRNASPISAWPGYVDVLSALLMVVIFVLMIFVVAQFLLSEVLRGQESELTRLHTQVSQLAEMLGLEKEKSGRLETQVARLSDTIIALSEDKEILMSQVADYQAQAEVDEETLKKQMLTIASLNEDISALQQVREQLEQEVGDLAATLASRDRELGVVRDRSMRLAARLADQTETTLLAQEKIEAQDIRIQALSAVLASQKESIEKEQQLSASARAEVALLTDQISRLRDQLEVIKTALAQAEEASDKKDAEIEDLGKQLNIALARKVHELTQYRSEFFGRLKQILGDNPAIQIRGDRFVFQAELFFASGSANLGEAGKTHLAALAETLLTVAQKIPEDIDWILQIDGHSDKVPINNEYFSSNWELSTARAVSVVRFLSRQGIPENRMAAAGFSKYHPIDPADTPEAYRKNRRIEIKLTNY